A genomic stretch from Hermetia illucens chromosome 7, iHerIll2.2.curated.20191125, whole genome shotgun sequence includes:
- the LOC119660981 gene encoding transcriptional activator protein Pur-beta-A isoform X3: MSDICSGDEAASSQKYNVQGMDGGGGDFDLGKGQQSQQAEHELATKMLQIQSKRFYLDVKQNRRGRFIKVAEIGADGRRSQIYLALSTAAEFRDHLSTFSDYYASLGPPNSDNVPEDGKLKSELMMKDNRRYYLDLKENARGRFLRVSQTITRGGPRSQIAIPAQGMIEFRDALTDLLEEFGTSDGGFKGELPEERHMKVDNKNFYFDIGQNNRGIYMRISEFKECVFNGDHNRRVELKGKYM; encoded by the exons AATACAATGTACAAGGAATGGACGGAGGAGGAGGCGATTTCGATCTAGGTAAAG GCCAGCAAAGTCAACAGGCCGAGCATGAGTTAGCAACAAAAATGTTACAAATTCAGTCGAAACGGTTTTATTTAGATGTTAAACAAAATAGGAGAGGACGTTTTATTAAAGTTGCTGAG ATTGGTGCCGATGGTCGTCGCAGCCAAATATATTTAGCTTTGTCAACAGCGGCTGAGTTTAGGGATCACTTATCTACATTTAGTGATTACTATGCATCATTAG GTCCACCAAATTCAGATAATGTCCCTGAAGATGGTAAACTCAAGTCGGAGTTAATGATGAAGGATAATCGGAGATATTACTTAGATTTGAAAGAAAATGCAAGGGGACGATTTTTGAGA GTATCCCAGACAATTACACGGGGTGGACCTAGATCACAAATTGCTATACCAGCTCAGGGTATGATTGAATTTCGAGATGCTCTTACTGACCTATTAGAAGAATTTGGTACGAGTGATGGCGG ATTCAAAGGTGAATTACCGGAAGAGCGTCATATGAAAGttgataataaaaatttttaCTTCGATATCGGACAAAATAATCGAGGCATCTACATGCGGATAAGTGAG ttTAAAGAATGCGTGTTCAACGGCGATCATAACAGAAGGGTGGAATTGAAAGGTaaatatatgtag
- the LOC119660981 gene encoding transcriptional activator protein Pur-beta-A isoform X2 — protein MSDICSGDEAASSQKYNVQGMDGGGGDFDLGQQSQQAEHELATKMLQIQSKRFYLDVKQNRRGRFIKVAEIGADGRRSQIYLALSTAAEFRDHLSTFSDYYASLGPPNSDNVPEDGKLKSELMMKDNRRYYLDLKENARGRFLRVSQTITRGGPRSQIAIPAQGMIEFRDALTDLLEEFGTSDGGFKGELPEERHMKVDNKNFYFDIGQNNRGIYMRISEVKSNFRTAITVPEKCWTRFRDILTDYCEKMKKSSESSITAENNLQTSSNNLK, from the exons AATACAATGTACAAGGAATGGACGGAGGAGGAGGCGATTTCGATCTAG GCCAGCAAAGTCAACAGGCCGAGCATGAGTTAGCAACAAAAATGTTACAAATTCAGTCGAAACGGTTTTATTTAGATGTTAAACAAAATAGGAGAGGACGTTTTATTAAAGTTGCTGAG ATTGGTGCCGATGGTCGTCGCAGCCAAATATATTTAGCTTTGTCAACAGCGGCTGAGTTTAGGGATCACTTATCTACATTTAGTGATTACTATGCATCATTAG GTCCACCAAATTCAGATAATGTCCCTGAAGATGGTAAACTCAAGTCGGAGTTAATGATGAAGGATAATCGGAGATATTACTTAGATTTGAAAGAAAATGCAAGGGGACGATTTTTGAGA GTATCCCAGACAATTACACGGGGTGGACCTAGATCACAAATTGCTATACCAGCTCAGGGTATGATTGAATTTCGAGATGCTCTTACTGACCTATTAGAAGAATTTGGTACGAGTGATGGCGG ATTCAAAGGTGAATTACCGGAAGAGCGTCATATGAAAGttgataataaaaatttttaCTTCGATATCGGACAAAATAATCGAGGCATCTACATGCGGATAAGTGAG GTGAAAAGTAATTTCCGTACAGCAATAACAGTGCCGGAAAAATGCTGGACAAGATTCCGTGATATATTAACTGACTATTgcgagaaaatgaaaaaatcgtCCGAATCATCAATCACTGCCGAAAATAATTTACAAACATCATCTAATAATTTAAAGTAA
- the LOC119660981 gene encoding transcriptional activator protein Pur-beta isoform X1, whose amino-acid sequence MSDICSGDEAASSQKYNVQGMDGGGGDFDLGKGQQSQQAEHELATKMLQIQSKRFYLDVKQNRRGRFIKVAEIGADGRRSQIYLALSTAAEFRDHLSTFSDYYASLGPPNSDNVPEDGKLKSELMMKDNRRYYLDLKENARGRFLRVSQTITRGGPRSQIAIPAQGMIEFRDALTDLLEEFGTSDGGFKGELPEERHMKVDNKNFYFDIGQNNRGIYMRISEVKSNFRTAITVPEKCWTRFRDILTDYCEKMKKSSESSITAENNLQTSSNNLK is encoded by the exons AATACAATGTACAAGGAATGGACGGAGGAGGAGGCGATTTCGATCTAGGTAAAG GCCAGCAAAGTCAACAGGCCGAGCATGAGTTAGCAACAAAAATGTTACAAATTCAGTCGAAACGGTTTTATTTAGATGTTAAACAAAATAGGAGAGGACGTTTTATTAAAGTTGCTGAG ATTGGTGCCGATGGTCGTCGCAGCCAAATATATTTAGCTTTGTCAACAGCGGCTGAGTTTAGGGATCACTTATCTACATTTAGTGATTACTATGCATCATTAG GTCCACCAAATTCAGATAATGTCCCTGAAGATGGTAAACTCAAGTCGGAGTTAATGATGAAGGATAATCGGAGATATTACTTAGATTTGAAAGAAAATGCAAGGGGACGATTTTTGAGA GTATCCCAGACAATTACACGGGGTGGACCTAGATCACAAATTGCTATACCAGCTCAGGGTATGATTGAATTTCGAGATGCTCTTACTGACCTATTAGAAGAATTTGGTACGAGTGATGGCGG ATTCAAAGGTGAATTACCGGAAGAGCGTCATATGAAAGttgataataaaaatttttaCTTCGATATCGGACAAAATAATCGAGGCATCTACATGCGGATAAGTGAG GTGAAAAGTAATTTCCGTACAGCAATAACAGTGCCGGAAAAATGCTGGACAAGATTCCGTGATATATTAACTGACTATTgcgagaaaatgaaaaaatcgtCCGAATCATCAATCACTGCCGAAAATAATTTACAAACATCATCTAATAATTTAAAGTAA
- the LOC119660714 gene encoding regulatory-associated protein of mTOR yields MIEYTADKSDKDDPCATNNSSIARLSGIMEDMQLAICFQAARHQDSTYETFCKAMCWRIRERMKTVSVALVLCLNIGVDPPDVAKIQPCARLECWIDPSSVSPQKAMELIGANLQKQYERWQPRARYKKFHDPTIEDVKKLCTSLRRNAKEERVLFHYNGHGVPRPTENGEIWVFNKTYTQYIPLSIYDLQTWMGAPSIYVYDCSNAGMIVNSFNQFAETHENEMQKALNTSGNRGQSPGANVQLITYKNCIQLAACSANQILPMNHQLPADLFTSCLTTPIKIALKWYTMQRTSMLVPQINSELIEKIPGQLNDRRTMLGELNWIFTAITDTIAWNTLPRDLFQKLFRQDLLVASLFRNFLLAERILRSYDCTPVSSPPLPECFRHPMWSAWDLAVDLALQQLPDILEHGAPYKQLPFFEEQLTAFQVWLDQGTEQRSPPEQLPIVLQVLLSQVLRLRALELLGRFLDLGPWAVNLALGVGIFPYVLKLLQSSAKELRPVLVFIWAKILAVDPTCQVDLVKDHKYFLSVLQDPTVSKEHRTLAAFVLASIVNNFPLGQSSALQGSLVSICLVQIYDDNWLLRQWLTICLGQLWQNFAKARWSGVRDLAHEKLYRLLEDPWPEVRAAAVFALGTYISSVTERSEHADNIDQFIAITLLTSCGADMSPLVRLELIAALQWMVLLFLNRFVSAYLQDTSTSSGNNTYTTHSLERNIIKRVLSFSSIPFVASVTPQSGGTYPASTIGFRSIYMQLWQGIVNLGRDPYPQVADAAQKVIEYVRNHAVHLIQAKEATSEKCGASLSLPPSPNTRTNYLAEDLCELSPTLMRSSMYRGFPATRDLLAPIRGGKMDMEANIRLPLASFNDSPPKPPHIMRASPANGIHDSSFGSTQPSGQQHIIRTNPANGKFVPSGTTVPLVVTNFIPLAINYFGKTMRYARKMTYQENCTDHHSPEYQQRLLRFKQNYHIRTLARDQQMRAIFNRIDTQNWFAKTQFTPSIVKLLPYDNQIAVAYKEKVSVHDWNRGTAYSYTPQSLVSSGTLGGVSSSSGKNSFNDSLNQLARVTALEFVNAHYFPLVLVGYADGTIRVWEPVSEKGDTRLITAWQGLFVCSKSNKDPTGIVTTWHQKSQHLCIGGNNRFMRIWDIETEMRLYDIPTGSESSVRVLSSSPNETMAAGFSDGSIRLFDKRCSQQSARVMTYREHQAPILAACLRESNESLVSGCTQGKVRLYDVRGRASSIHSWSVGNDVSAIAVHSSADIVACGSQCVAIYGLDGRAQSTVRHEGFMGSKIGHTSCLSFHPHKVLLAGGFVDNTVTVYGLSGNKCIV; encoded by the exons ATGATCGAGTATACCGCTGACAAGTCCGACAAGGATGATCCCTGTGCCACCAATAACAGCAGCATTGCTCGCCTGTCGGGCATCATGGAGGACATGCAATTGGCAATTTGCTTTCAGGCGGCCCGGCATCAAGACAGTACCTATGAGACGTTTTGCAAAGCAATGTGCTGGCGCATCCGGGAACGG ATGAAAACGGTGAGTGTGGCGCTTGTCCTCTGCCTCAACATCGGTGTGGATCCGCCAGACGTTGCCAAGATTCAGCCGTGTGCCCGCCTCGAATGCTGGATTG ATCCGTCGTCAGTGTCGCCGCAGAAGGCAATGGAACTGATTGGAGCCAATCTACAGAAACAATACGAACGGTGGCAGCCGCGTGCACGCTACAAGAAGTTTCACGATCCGACCATTGAAGATGTGAAGAAACTATGCACATCGTTGCGACGCAATGCAAAAGAGGAACGCGTTCTTTTCCACTACAACGGCCACGGTGTTCCTCGACCGACCGAGAATGGCGAGATTTGGGTGTTCAATAAAACCTACACCCAATACATACCGCTGTCTATATACGACCTTCAAACGTGGATGGGAGCGCCATCGATATATGTTTACGATTGCTCCAACGCCGGAATGATTGTGAATTCATTTAACCAGTTCGCGGAAACGCACGAGAACGAAATGCAGAAGGCGCTCAACACTAGCGGGAACCGTGGACAAAGCCCCGGGGCGAATGTTCAGCTTATCACCTACAAGAATTGCATCCAGTTGGCGGCCTGTTCCGCGAATCAAATACTCCCAATGAACCACCAGTTGCCGGCGGATTTGTTCACGTCATGTCTCACGACTCCCATTAAAATAGCGTTAAAGTGGTACACGATGCAGCGAACGTCCATGTTGGTGCCGCAAATCAACAGTGAATTGATAGAGAA AATTCCGGGTCAACTGAACGATCGACGGACCATGCTGGGTGAACTGAACTGGATATTTACCGCCATCACTGACACAATTGCTTGGAATACTCTGCCCCGTGACCTGTTTCAGAAACTTTTCCGTCAAGATCTGTTAGTGGCGAGTCTTTTTCGAAATTTCCTGTTGGCAGAACGAATACTCCGATCGTACGATTGTACGCCTGTCTCTAGTCCCCCTCTACCTGAGTGTTTCCGCCATCCCATGTGGTCGGCTTGGGATTTGGCGGTAGATCTGGCGCTACAACAATTGCCCGACATTTTGGAACACGGTGCGCCGTACAAGCAGCTCCCGTTCTTTGAGGAACAACTCACAGCTTTCCAG GTTTGGCTTGATCAAGGGACTGAACAGCGATCACCGCCTGAGCAATTACCCATTGTTTTGCAAGTGCTACTGTCCCAAGTGCTCCGGTTACGAGCTTTAGAGCTGCTGGGCCGATTTTTGGATCTGGGACCGTGGGCAGTGAATTTAGCACTAGGCGTTGGGATATTCCCCTACGTTTTGAAGCTTCTGCAGAGCTCCGCGAAGGAACTGCGCCCTGTGTTAGTGTTCATTTGGGCCAAGATCCTAGCAGTCGATCCC ACGTGCCAGGTTGATTTGGTGAAGGATCATAAATATTTCCTGTCGGTACTTCAAGATCCTACGGTTTCG AAAGAACATCGCACACTGGCGGCGTTCGTTTTGGCAAGCATAGTAAATAATTTCCCGCTAGGACAGAGCAGCGCCTTGCAGGGATCCTTAGTCTCAATTTGTTTAGTACAAATTTACGATGATAATTGGTTGTTAAGACAATGGTTGACGATATGTTTGGGGCAACTGTGGCAGAACTTTGCGAAAGCTCGGTGGTCGGGCGTACGAGATTTAGCCCATGAAAAACTTTATAGACTCTTGGAGGATCCCTGGCCAGAGGTTCGAGCCGCGGCGGTTTTTGCGCTAGGCACTTACATTAGCTCAGTTACGGAACGGTCCGAACATGCGGACAATATTGATCAATTTATTGCTATCACATTACTTACCTCGTGCGGTGCGGATATGTCGCCGCTTGTACGATTAGAACTCATAGCTGCGTTACAATGGATGGTTCTACTGTTCCTGAATCGATTTGTGTCGGCCTATCTGCAGGATACGAGCACAAGTTCCGGAAATAACACGTACACCACGCACAGCCTTGAACGTAACATCATAAAACGTGTTCTCAGTTTCAGTTCCATACCGTTTGTCGCGAGTGTTACGCCTCAAAGTGGTGGTACGTACCCAGCGTCCACAATTGGTTTTCGGTCGATTTATATGCAATTGTGGCAAGGTATCGTGAATCTGGGTCGTGATCCATATCCGCAAGTTGCCGATGCCGCGCAAAAAGTCATTGAATACGTGCGGAATCATGCGGTTCATTTGATTCAAGCCAAGGAGGCGACCAGTGAAAAGTGTGGTGCCAGTTTGAGTCTTCCTCCCAGTCCGAACACTCGAACAAATTACTTAGCGGAAGATCTGTGTGAATTGTCGCCGACTTTGATGAGAAGTTCTATGTATCGCGGATTCCCGGCAACAAGAGATCTGCTTGCCCCGATACGAGGTGGGAAAATGGACATGGAAGCGAATATTCGCCTTCCTCTTGCCAGTTTCAATGATTCGCCACCCAAGCCACCGCATATTATGCGAGCGAGTCCTGCGAATGGGATCCACGATAGTAGTTTCGGTAGTACGCAGCCTAGCGGGCAGCAGCATATCATTCGTACGAATCCGGCAAATGGGAAGTTCGTACCATCAGGAACTACGGTGCCTCTTGTTGTTACCAATTTTATACCGCTCGCTATAAACTACTTTGGGAAAACAATGCGTTATGCCCGCAAAATGACGTATCAGGAGAACTGCACGGACCATCATTCGCCTGAGTATCAGCAGCGACTGTTGCGGTTTAAACAAAATTATCACATAAGGACACTGGCGAGAGACCAGCAAATGCGTGCCATTTTCAATCGAATCGACACGCAGAATTGGTTTGCAAAGACCCAATTCACTCCGTCTATAGTCAAGCTATTGCCGTATGATAACCAAATAGCGGTGGCTTATAAGGAAAAGGTGTCTGTACACGATTGGAATCGTGGGACCGCCTATTCATATACACCTCAGTCATTGGTGTCTTCTGGGACATTAGGTGGTGTTAGCAGTAGTAGCGGTAAGAATTCTTTCAACGACAGTCTCAATCAGTTGGCACGCGTGACAGCATTGGAATTTGTCAATGCTCACTATTTTCCGCTCGTGCTGGTTGGCTATGCGGATGGTACTATACGAGTCTGGGAGCCTGTTTCCGAGAAAGGTGACACTCGTTTGATAACTGCCTGGCAAGGCTTGTTCGTGTGTAGTAAGAGCAATAAGG ATCCTACTGGAATCGTGACAACCTGGCATCAAAAGTCACAGCATTTATGCATAGGAGGCAATAATCGTTTCATGCGAATTTGGGACATTGAAACAGAAATGCGTCTTTACGATATACCCACTGGCTCGGAGTCGTCTGTGCGAGTTTTATCCTCATCGCCCAATGAGACAATGGCAGCTGGCTTTAGCGATGGCAGCATACGATTGTTCGATAAACGATGCTCCCAACAATCGGCCCGTGTCATGACTTATCGGGAACATCAAGCACCAATTTTAGCCGCTTGCTTAAGGGAGAGCAATGAGAGTTTAGTTtctggatg TACACAAGGTAAAGTTCGACTGTATGATGTTCGCGGACGAGCGTCTTCTATTCATAGTTGGTCTGTAGGGAATGATGTTTCCGCGATAGCTGTTCATTCAAGTGCCGATATTGTTGCTTG TGGTTCACAATGTGTCGCTATATATGGTCTTGATGGTCGTGCACAAAGCACTGTACGTCATGAAGGTTTTATGGGATCGAAAATCGGTCATacatcgtgtctttcatttcatCCACATAAAGTTTTGTTAGCTGGTGGATTTGTTGATAATACGGTTACCGTTTATGGCTTATCAGGCAACAAGTGTATTGTATAA